The following proteins are encoded in a genomic region of Gymnogyps californianus isolate 813 chromosome 19, ASM1813914v2, whole genome shotgun sequence:
- the TRIM65 gene encoding tripartite motif-containing protein 65, whose product MASAVSQKLEEKLVCSICLELFRVPVTLPCGHNFCKRCISDHWHKQEQVPAGAEKGYTCPECRRGFQWRPELEKNVTLCSVVELARDGEARVSGTERCEVAHAELCPQHGRPLELYCKDEQQCICCICTVRQCQRHQRVLFEEERSKKQGLLKESLEKAQEESERIERAMQELEERTHRIKDSSEKLRSVILSKFTFLRKALEDFQRCTVVRIEQEQAAALGHVEEDWSLLKDRLDVLSQHRERAQRLLACPDHRTFLQEFALLPPPESPEALLPVEFDVDSVVKPIAEILTSISRLLLEDLPSSVAPKAPDPVGHGSEHPQRLVVKVVAPLPECQLRAELLKDHRNLTFDPDTANKYLELSKGNRKAKHGPSAVCGQQEQGPRFKPWQVLCTQGYGHGHHYWEVKISSHSVILGVTYRGLPREQQQGHKFNIGLDGGSWGLQVREDCYLAWHKGQAKKIQEQLYKNLGVSLDYSKGLLSFYGLGERTRLIHSFHNVFTEPLYPVFWLCEGRAVTLCRRD is encoded by the exons ATGGCATCAGCTGTCTCGcagaagctggaggagaagctggTGTGCTCCATTTGCCTGGAGCTGTTCAGGGTGCCTGTGACTTTGCCCTGCGGGCACAACTTCTGCAAGCGCTGCATCAGCGACCACTGGCACAAGCAAGAGCAGGTGCCTGCCGGGGCCGAGAAGGGCTACACGTGCCCCGAGTGCCGCAGGGGCTTCCAGTGGCGCCCGGAGCTGGAGAAGAATGTCACCCTGTGCAGCGTGGTGGAGCTGGCGCGGGATGGCGAGGCGCGGGTCTCGGGCACAGAGAGGTGTGAGGTGGCTCACGCTGAGCTGTGCCCGCAGCACGGGCGCCCGCTGGAGCTGTACTGCAAGGACGAGCAGCAGTGCATCTGCTGCATCTGCACTGTCCGGCAGTGCCAGCGGCACCAGCGGGTGCTCTTCGAGGAGGAGCGCTCTAAAAAGCAG GGCCTTTTGAAAGAGTCCCTGGAAAAAGCCCAGGAGGAATCGGAGAGGATCGAGCGGGCgatgcaggagctggaggagcgAACACACAGGATCAAG GACTCCTCCGAGAAGCTCAGATCGGTGATTCTGAGCAAATTCACCTTCCTGAGGAAAGCCCTGGAGGATTTCCAGCGGTGCACGGTGGTCAGGATCGAGCAAGAGCaggcggcggcgctggggcACGTGGAGGAGGACTGGAGCCTCCTGAAGGACCGCCTGGACGTCCTCAGCCAGCACAGGGAGAGGGCTCAGCGCCTGCTGGCCTGCCCCGACCACAGGACCTTCCTCCAG GAGTTCGCCCTGCTCCCGCCTCCGGAGAGCCCGGAGGCGCTGCTCCCCGTGGAGTTTGATGTGGACAGTGTGGTCAAGCCCATCGCTGAGATCCTCACCAGCATCTCCAGGCTCCTGCTGGAGGACCTGCCCAGCTCTGTCGCCCCCAAAGCTCCCGACCCCGTTGGTCACG GCTCGGAACATCCCCAGCGACTGGTGGTGAAGGTGGTGGCCCCTCTCCCCGAGTGCCAGCTCCGAGCTGAGCTTCTGAAGG ACCACCGCAACCTGACCTTCGATCCCGACACAGCCAACAAGTACCTGGAGCTATCAAAAGGTAACCGGAAAGCCAAGCACGGCCCCAGCGCCGTCTgcgggcagcaggagcagggccctcGCTTCAAGCCCTGGCAGGTGCTGTGCACGCAGGGCTACGGCCATGGCCACCACTACTGGGAGGTGAAGATCTCCAGCCACTCCGTCATCCTGGGGGTGACCTACCGTGGTCTCCcccgggagcagcagcagggccacaAGTTCAACATCGGGCTGGATGGGGGCTCGTGGGGGCTGCAGGTGCGGGAGGATTGCTACCTGGCCTGGCACAAGGGCCAGGCGAAGAAAATCCAGGAGCAGCTGTATAAAAACCTGGGGGTCAGCCTGGATTACAGCAAGGGGCTCCTCTCCTTCTACGGCCTTGGGGAGAGGACGCGGCTCATCCACTCCTTCCACAATGTCTTCACCGAGCCCCTCTATCCCGTCTTTTGGCTGTGTGAGGGGCGAGCGGTGACGCTGTGCCG
- the MRPL38 gene encoding 39S ribosomal protein L38, mitochondrial — MAAPLLSAALCGVRGGRAFGTAAALCKRAAPLGPMPNEDIDVSNLETLEKYRSFTRYFKLAEKESRKPRWWRTYRQHTSPQPEPKTDISLPRDKLLQAKEIKERKKILRANRQNAEMERAARLRTVLIPLDEVRAEWEKTSGPFHKQRVAEHCGIFRDLFKGATFTPWVTLRVEYSQEDEHLVPVYYGNMVTPSESSSPPAVSYEADKGSLWTLLLTNPDGHLRETDSEYLHWLVTNIPGNDIKSGKEICHYLPPFPAMGTGYHRFIFLLFKQDCPIDFSEDVRPMPCHSLKMRTFSTFDFYRKHEDAMTPAGLAFFQCQWDSSVTWVFHQLLNMREPVFEFVRPPVYHPPQLKFPRHQPLRYLDRYRDTKEPTYGIY; from the exons ATGGCGGCGCCCTTGCTCAGCGCGGCGCTGTGCGGCGTCCGGGGCGGGCGGGCCTTCGGCACGGCCG CTGCGCTCTGCAAGCGGGCAGCCCCGCTGGGGCCGATGCCCAACGAGGATATTGACGTCAGCAACTTGGAAACGCTGGAAAAATACCGCAGTTTCACTCGCTACTTCAAGCTGGCGGAAAAGGAGAGCAGGAAGCCCCGCTGGTGGAGGACGTACCGGCAGCACACCAGTCCTCAGCCAG AGCCAAAGACCGACATCAGCCTGCCGCGTGATAAGCTGCTGCAGGCAAAGGaaatcaaggaaagaaaaaagatcctGAGGGCGAACCGCCAGAATGCTGAAATGGAAAGAGCAGCGCGGCTCCGGACTG TGCTGATTCCCCTTGACGAAGTCAGAGCGGAGTGGGAGAAGACCAGCGGCCCGTTCCACAAGCAGCGTGTGGCGGAGCACTGCGGGATATTTCGTGACTTGTTCAAGGGGGCCACATTCACCCCCTGGGTTACCTTGAGGGTGGAGTACAGCCAAGAAGACGAGCACCTCGTGCCGGTCTACTATGGGAACATGGTGACTCCGTCAGAG TCTTCCAGTCCCCCTGCAGTGTCATACGAGGCAGATAAAGGCTCCCTCTGGACTTTGTTGCTCACAAATCCAG ATGGACATTTAAGAGAGACGGACTCGGAGTACCTCCATTGGCTGGT GACGAACATCCCAGGCAACGACATCAAGTCGGGTAAGGAGATCTGCCATTACTTGCCCCCCTTCCCTGCCATGGGAACTGGCTACCATCgcttcatcttcctcctcttcaagCAAGACTGCCCCATAGATTTCAGCGAGGATGTTCGGCCGATGCCATG CCACAGCCTCAAGATGCGAACCTTTAGCACGTTTGACTTCTACAGAAAGCACGAGGATGCAATGACCCCGGCAGGGCTGGCGTTTTTCCAGTGTCAGTGGGACAGCTCCGTTACTTGGGTCTTCCATCAGCTTCTCA ATATGAGAGAGCCTGTGTTTGAATTCGTGCGGCCGCCCGTTTATCATCCTCCACAGTTAAAGTTCCCGCGCCACCAGCCTCTGAGGTACCTGGACAGATACCGAGACACCAAGGAGCCAACCTACGGCATTTACTAG